A single region of the Lysinibacillus sp. B2A1 genome encodes:
- a CDS encoding fatty acid-binding protein DegV — MRTAIVTDSTAYITPEERARLNIHMIPLSVNISGQLFAEEVDITASEFYDKVRGAKEFPKTTQPPIGEFATLFEELAKDYDAVISIHLSSGISGTYQGAVQARDLVEGIDVLTFDSEISCAVQGFYVLRAAEMAAQGFSAQEILATLTDMKQYTRAYFIVDDLAHLQRGGRLSSAAALIGGLLQVKPVLHFVDKVIVPFEKIRTRKKALKRAEDLLAEDARKYQAMDAVVIHGNCQSEAEEWLAQLASTYPNVNFTLSYFGPVIGTHLGEGSMGLGWTKK, encoded by the coding sequence ATGAGGACGGCAATCGTAACAGATAGTACGGCATATATTACACCTGAAGAACGAGCACGCTTAAACATTCATATGATTCCGTTAAGTGTAAATATCTCAGGACAATTATTTGCTGAAGAAGTAGATATCACGGCATCTGAATTTTATGATAAGGTGCGTGGGGCAAAAGAATTCCCAAAAACAACACAGCCTCCAATTGGAGAATTTGCCACTCTCTTTGAAGAGCTTGCAAAAGATTATGATGCGGTCATATCTATTCATTTATCGAGTGGTATTAGCGGAACGTATCAAGGGGCAGTTCAAGCTAGAGATTTGGTGGAAGGCATTGATGTTCTTACCTTTGATAGTGAAATATCTTGTGCCGTACAGGGCTTTTATGTATTACGAGCAGCTGAAATGGCAGCACAAGGTTTTTCAGCACAAGAAATACTTGCTACATTGACGGACATGAAGCAATATACTCGTGCTTACTTCATTGTAGATGACTTGGCGCACTTACAGCGTGGGGGACGTCTATCTTCGGCAGCTGCATTGATTGGTGGCTTATTGCAGGTTAAGCCTGTTCTGCATTTCGTTGACAAGGTTATTGTCCCTTTTGAAAAAATCCGCACACGTAAAAAGGCATTAAAACGTGCTGAGGATCTGTTAGCTGAGGATGCGAGAAAATATCAAGCAATGGATGCAGTTGTGATTCATGGTAATTGCCAATCCGAGGCAGAAGAATGGCTAGCACAATTAGCGTCAACCTACCCAAACGTGAACTTTACATTAAGCTATTTCGGTCCTGTTATTGGTACGCACTTAGGTGAAGGTTCAATGGGGCTGGGCTGGACAAAAAAATAA
- a CDS encoding DNA/RNA helicase, with protein MKYRGWLLPPALRDFHEGRIWLKEHSPFTKDDIKRIIECNYFHIIEGIQKEPHLKCNRCHNQDPQQFTTFDCSKCEQSCIYCRHCLHMGRVSSCTELLIWIGPRAFRIKKHPLEWAGQFTVLQQQAANEILESIKAKRSHLLAAVCGAGKTELLFPSVHYALEQGLRVCIATPRTDVVLELFPRFQKAFPRTIIHALYGGAPKQEGYAQLILATTHQLYRFEQAFDVMIVDEADAFPYTFDETLQRAVKKAKKKDAPVVFVTATPSQKLLYQYQNNSYSFIPKRYHNYPLPVPRFRSLWRYEKYFKRGKIPPKLKQWTEERLVQKEPFLIFFPKVELMKIAAPLFQALDASITTVHAEDPERKEKVLKLRNEEVRGLLTTTILERGITIKNVQVAVVGAESTIFNSSALIQIAGRVGRNAEFAEGDIVFFHHGITVEMDDARTKILTYNMKGFPQ; from the coding sequence ATGAAATATAGAGGTTGGTTATTACCACCTGCATTGAGGGATTTCCATGAAGGTCGTATTTGGCTTAAGGAGCATTCACCGTTTACAAAAGATGATATCAAAAGAATCATCGAATGCAATTACTTCCATATAATAGAAGGGATCCAAAAAGAGCCACATTTAAAATGCAATCGTTGTCATAATCAAGACCCTCAGCAATTTACAACGTTTGATTGCTCAAAATGTGAGCAATCGTGTATTTATTGTAGACATTGTCTTCATATGGGGAGAGTGAGTAGCTGTACAGAGCTGCTTATCTGGATAGGTCCTCGTGCATTTAGAATAAAAAAGCACCCTTTAGAATGGGCTGGTCAATTTACAGTGCTTCAACAGCAAGCAGCAAATGAAATACTAGAAAGCATAAAAGCAAAGCGCTCTCATCTTTTAGCAGCTGTATGTGGTGCAGGAAAAACTGAGCTGCTTTTCCCTTCAGTTCATTATGCATTAGAGCAAGGCTTGCGCGTATGCATTGCAACACCTCGGACAGATGTAGTACTAGAATTATTTCCTCGCTTCCAAAAGGCTTTCCCTAGAACAATAATCCATGCCTTATATGGTGGAGCACCAAAGCAAGAAGGTTATGCACAGCTAATATTAGCAACTACTCATCAGCTTTATCGCTTTGAGCAAGCCTTTGATGTGATGATTGTTGATGAGGCCGATGCTTTTCCATATACATTTGATGAAACCTTACAGAGAGCTGTGAAAAAAGCTAAAAAGAAAGATGCCCCAGTAGTATTTGTCACTGCAACACCTTCTCAAAAGCTACTTTATCAGTATCAAAATAACAGTTACTCCTTTATCCCAAAACGTTATCATAATTATCCTTTGCCTGTTCCAAGATTTCGTTCTTTATGGCGCTATGAAAAATACTTTAAACGAGGGAAAATTCCACCAAAACTAAAACAATGGACTGAGGAGCGTCTAGTACAAAAAGAGCCATTTCTAATATTCTTTCCAAAGGTAGAGTTAATGAAAATAGCTGCACCACTTTTTCAGGCGTTAGATGCCAGCATTACCACAGTACATGCTGAAGATCCTGAGCGTAAAGAGAAGGTTCTTAAACTGCGTAATGAAGAAGTTAGAGGATTGCTTACAACCACTATTTTAGAACGTGGAATTACGATTAAGAATGTGCAGGTGGCGGTCGTTGGGGCAGAATCCACCATTTTTAATTCTAGTGCACTTATCCAAATAGCTGGACGGGTTGGACGAAACGCTGAATTTGCAGAAGGAGATATTGTATTTTTCCATCATGGGATTACGGTTGAAATGGATGATGCACGAACGAAAATCCTGACTTACAATATGAAAGGCTTTCCTCAATGA
- a CDS encoding amidophosphoribosyltransferase, with protein sequence MNKIDTHCLLCTQPLQHTISWTTLLTKQFQPTICEKCSARFENSQSATALYQYNNAMKEYLHQYKFLQDVTLAKVFRQELYARFKHEKATIIPIPMHPLKQKERTFSHMEELLKAANIPYIQLLKKTTTETQSAKNREERIQVAPLFCLMDGAYVEHKEYLLFDDIKTTGTTLRHATEVLINAGAKSVQCFTLING encoded by the coding sequence ATGAATAAAATAGACACACATTGTTTATTATGTACACAGCCTTTGCAGCATACCATCTCATGGACAACTCTTTTAACTAAACAATTCCAACCAACTATATGTGAAAAGTGCTCGGCACGCTTTGAAAATTCCCAATCAGCAACGGCTCTTTATCAATATAATAATGCTATGAAGGAATATTTACATCAATATAAATTCCTTCAAGATGTCACACTGGCAAAAGTATTTCGACAGGAGCTTTATGCTCGTTTTAAACATGAAAAAGCCACTATTATCCCGATTCCTATGCACCCTCTCAAACAAAAAGAGCGGACCTTTTCGCATATGGAAGAGCTATTAAAAGCAGCGAATATCCCATATATTCAACTATTGAAAAAAACTACAACCGAAACGCAAAGTGCCAAAAATAGAGAGGAACGCATACAGGTGGCTCCGTTATTTTGTCTAATGGATGGAGCTTACGTAGAGCATAAAGAATATCTTCTTTTTGACGATATAAAAACTACAGGAACAACTTTACGGCATGCTACTGAAGTATTAATAAATGCGGGGGCTAAAAGTGTTCAATGCTTCACATTAATTAATGGATGA
- the flgM gene encoding flagellar biosynthesis anti-sigma factor FlgM produces MKITSYGINAVNAYKNQVRNVKASDNKASFADKIEISKAAQNMQEISTYSTERAERVQQLKEDIASGEYKVNARQVAEDMLKYYRF; encoded by the coding sequence ATGAAAATTACATCTTATGGCATCAATGCAGTAAACGCTTATAAAAATCAAGTTCGCAATGTAAAAGCAAGCGATAATAAAGCATCCTTTGCGGATAAAATCGAAATTTCAAAGGCTGCACAGAATATGCAAGAAATTTCAACATACAGTACTGAGCGTGCTGAACGCGTCCAACAATTAAAGGAAGATATTGCTTCTGGCGAATATAAAGTCAATGCTCGTCAAGTTGCAGAAGATATGCTGAAATACTATCGTTTCTAG
- a CDS encoding flagellar protein FlgN, producing the protein MSIEAICSTLTKLERMHKSLLELANKKTEIITVGDIEALDQMLKDEQAHVAAIDKLEQQRQKQVTDYLGAKGLATTDKTTVADVIDAAEQQTEKDTLTAVRNRLLHIINDLKKQNDLNQKLVFQSLQIVNLTLDAVRPPRQEQFNYSGNEVRGTNTMGKKSYFDSQA; encoded by the coding sequence ATGTCTATAGAAGCGATTTGTTCTACATTAACAAAGCTAGAAAGAATGCATAAAAGCTTGCTAGAATTAGCTAACAAAAAAACAGAAATCATTACAGTTGGCGATATCGAAGCACTGGATCAAATGCTCAAGGATGAGCAAGCCCATGTAGCGGCAATCGATAAGCTCGAGCAACAGCGTCAGAAACAGGTAACGGACTACCTTGGAGCAAAAGGACTTGCTACCACTGACAAAACAACTGTCGCAGATGTCATCGATGCTGCTGAGCAACAGACTGAAAAAGATACACTAACAGCAGTTCGCAATCGCTTATTGCACATCATCAATGACTTAAAAAAGCAAAATGATCTCAATCAAAAATTAGTATTTCAATCATTACAAATTGTGAATCTTACACTAGATGCTGTACGTCCCCCTCGTCAAGAGCAATTTAACTACTCTGGTAATGAGGTGCGAGGCACAAATACCATGGGCAAAAAATCATATTTTGATTCACAAGCGTAA
- a CDS encoding flagellar hook-associated protein FlgK encodes MRSTFMGLEASKRGLFTQQTALYTTGHNISNANTLGYSRQRVNMQATPGFPTAGLNQPIYPGHLGTGVEAGSIQRIRSEFIDRQYRQETNQFGYWESRTKAISQMEDIINEPSEFGLDKAFAQFWKGLQDVGNKPADAAARKVAIGLAKHLAESFNTIDTQLKTIQGNLGKELGVSTTQINTILKEIAAVNKQIQEVEPNGHVPNDLYDVRDVLVDKLNEYIPVSIERIPSGGLASAVAEGSLKITFKGTDGVVRNLVDGKDFAQFTAMGTNGSKVTGDDITNLFSELQLTDIESLEDHEAGTVISSQAAIGQQDFEASKGKLLSLINSYGYQSTSGIKGYYPETLEKLDQLANAFIEEFNKLHANGYTLEQKDSNGVVIIPSTNGGLFFLGAGTGAGGIKFNEAIEKDPNLLAASSGVTQEGDGKHAYELANMQHKLYASIGNATMQSFYQGVVGKIGVDGEEALRLAATSESQRLTVSNSRDSVSSVSLDEEMTNMITFQQAYNANARMITVVDETLDKIINGMGRVGL; translated from the coding sequence ATGCGCTCAACATTTATGGGCTTAGAGGCAAGTAAACGTGGTTTATTTACACAGCAAACAGCTTTATATACAACTGGACATAATATTTCCAACGCCAACACATTAGGATACTCTCGTCAACGAGTAAATATGCAGGCCACTCCAGGCTTTCCAACGGCAGGTTTAAATCAGCCAATTTATCCAGGCCATTTAGGAACAGGGGTAGAAGCAGGATCGATTCAACGTATTCGTAGTGAATTTATTGATCGCCAATATCGTCAAGAAACGAATCAATTTGGCTATTGGGAATCAAGAACAAAGGCCATTTCTCAAATGGAGGATATTATTAACGAACCTTCTGAATTTGGATTAGACAAAGCTTTTGCGCAGTTTTGGAAAGGGCTTCAGGATGTTGGTAACAAGCCGGCAGATGCAGCAGCACGTAAAGTAGCTATCGGTCTTGCAAAGCATTTAGCAGAGTCTTTCAACACCATTGATACACAATTAAAAACGATTCAAGGTAATCTTGGGAAAGAACTAGGTGTCTCTACAACACAAATTAACACTATTCTAAAGGAAATTGCAGCCGTTAACAAACAAATCCAAGAAGTAGAGCCGAATGGGCATGTACCAAATGATTTATATGATGTTCGTGATGTATTAGTAGATAAATTAAATGAGTACATACCTGTATCAATTGAACGTATTCCTTCTGGTGGTCTCGCTTCTGCGGTTGCTGAAGGTAGCTTGAAAATAACGTTTAAAGGTACTGATGGTGTTGTCAGAAATTTAGTAGATGGAAAAGATTTTGCGCAGTTTACTGCAATGGGAACTAACGGGAGTAAAGTCACTGGCGATGACATTACCAATTTATTTTCAGAATTACAACTAACAGATATTGAATCGTTAGAGGATCATGAAGCAGGAACTGTCATTAGCTCCCAAGCGGCTATTGGACAACAGGATTTTGAAGCTTCAAAAGGAAAATTATTATCTCTTATTAATTCATATGGTTATCAAAGTACTAGTGGTATAAAGGGCTACTACCCTGAAACTTTAGAAAAACTAGACCAGTTAGCGAATGCCTTTATTGAAGAATTTAATAAACTGCATGCAAATGGCTATACATTAGAGCAAAAAGATTCTAATGGGGTTGTAATTATCCCTTCTACTAATGGGGGACTTTTCTTTTTAGGTGCAGGTACAGGTGCAGGTGGGATTAAATTTAATGAAGCCATTGAAAAAGATCCTAATCTTTTAGCTGCATCCTCTGGGGTTACTCAAGAAGGTGATGGTAAGCATGCCTATGAGCTTGCTAATATGCAGCATAAATTGTATGCCTCTATTGGAAATGCAACAATGCAATCATTTTATCAAGGGGTTGTTGGGAAAATTGGTGTAGATGGTGAGGAAGCTCTACGTCTAGCAGCAACTTCAGAATCTCAACGTCTAACTGTGTCAAATAGTCGTGATTCTGTGAGTTCTGTATCATTAGATGAAGAAATGACAAATATGATTACCTTCCAGCAAGCATATAATGCCAATGCACGTATGATTACTGTTGTTGATGAAACATTAGATAAAATTATTAATGGTATGGGTCGAGTAGGTCTATAA